Within Micromonospora narathiwatensis, the genomic segment CGCCACCGACCACTGGCGGCGTACCGCCGTCCGGCAGCTGCCGCGGCTGCGGGAGATCACCACCGCGCGCTGGGCGACCCACGGCGAGCTGGCCTTCCTGCTCGAAGGCGATCTGAAGGAGGCCGCCGGCGGGCTGCGTGACGTGGGCATCCTGCGCGCCATCGCCACCGCCGGCGTCACCGACGCGCTGCGCCCGGCCGTCCGCGCCGCCCACCGGCGGCTGCTCGACACCCGCGACGCGCTGCACCAGCAGGTCGGCCGCCGCGTCGACCGACTCGTCGCCCAGGAACGCGACGGCGTCGCCAAGCTGCTCGGGCTGGAAGACGGGGACGCGCTGCTGCGCCGGGTCGCCGGGGACGCCCGTACCGTCAGCCACGCCCTCGACGACGCCTGGCGGGCCGCCGACCGGCTGCGCTCCGGCCGCCGCCGGGGTGCCGACGGCCGGCCGGTGCGCCGACCGGTCGCCCGGGACGTCGTCGAACACGACGGCGAGCTGGTGCTCGCCCGTACCGCCATCGGCGCCCGACCCGACCCCAGCCTGTCGCTGCGGGTCGCCGCGGCGGCGGCCGTCACCCGGCTGCCGATCGCCCGGGCCACCTGCGAGTGGCTGTCCGCCTACTGCCCGCCGCTGCCCGCGCCGTGGCCGCCGGCCGCCCTGGCCGCGCTGATCACCCTCCTCGGGGCCGGTCCCGGCCTGGTGCCCGCCTGGGAGACCTGCGACCGGTACGGCCTGGTCGACCGCTGGCTGCCCGAGTGGACCCGGCTGCGCAGCCTGCCCCAGCACAACCCCGTGCACCGGTTCACCCTCGACCGGCACCTGGTGCAGACCGCGTACGAGGCGAGCCGGCACACCCGCGACGTGGACCGCCCCGACCTGCTGCTGCTCGGCGCGCTCCTGCACGACATCGGCAAGGGACTGGCCGCCGGGGACTCCGGCGGTCCCGAGCCCGCCGGCACCTTCGCGGACCACAGCACGATCGGCGCGCCGCTGGCCGAGGCGGTGGCCACCCGGATCGGGCTGCCCGACACCGAGGCGGCGCTGATCGGCACGCTGGTCCGGCTGCACCTGCTGCTGCCCGACGTGGCGACGCGGCGCGACCTGTCCGACCCGAAGACCGTCGCCGGGGTCGCCGAGCAGGTCGGCGACACCACCACCCTGGACCTGCTGCACGCCCTGGTCCGGGCCGACGCCGCCGCCACCGGGCCGGCCGCCTGGTCGGACTGGAAGGGGCGGCTCATCGCCGAGCTGGTCGCCCGGGTGCGTACCGCCCTCGACACCGGCGTGGTGCCGGCACCGCCCGCCCCGGACCCGGCGCTGGTCGCGGGGCCGCTGCCGGTCGTACACCTGGGGGAGGACCGGGTGTCGGTGGCCGCCGCGGACCGGCGGGGCCTGCTCGCCACGGTGGCCGGCTGCCTGGCCCTGCACCGGCTGGAGGTGATCTCCGCGGACGCCGCCACGGTAGACGGCCGGGCCCTGGTCGAGTGCCGGGTCCAGCCCCGCTACGGCCTGGCGCCCGACCCGGTCGCGCTCACCGCCGACCTGCGCCGCGCGGTCGGCGGCGACGTCTCGGTCACCCAGCGGCTGCGCGGCCGGGCGCTCGCCGCCCGTGGCCAGGGCGCCGCGCCGCGGGTGGTCTGGCACCGCGAGGCGGCCACCGACGCGGTGCTGCTGGAGCTGCGCGCCGCCGACGCGGCCGGGCTGCTCTACCGGGTCACCTGCGCCCTCGACGAGGCCGGCGCCCAGGTACGGGCGGCCCGGATCTCCACCCTCGGCGGCGACGTGGTGGACGCCTTCTACCTGGTCGGCGGCTGGCCCTCCGACGCGGACCGGGAGCGCGTCGAGGCCGCCGTGCTCGCCGCGGTGTAGGCGCCGCCCGAGGGGATACGTCCCGGGGCGTACGCGGGGTGCCGCTCGTGGGGCGACGATGCCCGGCCCGGTAGGCGGCACGCTCGGGACATGAACCTGCCAGTGCACACCGAAGGGCTCACCAAACGGTACGGCGGCCTGACCGCCGTGCGGGACCTCGACCTGACCGTCCGCTCCGGCGAGGTGTACGGCTTCCTCGGTCCGAACGGCGCCGGCAAGACCACCACCCTGCGCATGCTGCTCGGGCTGGTCCGCCCCACCGCCGGCACGGTACGGCTGCTCGGTCGGCCACCCGGCGCCGGCCGGCTCACCGGCGTCGGGGCGCTGATCGAGGGGCCCGCCTTCTACCCGTACCTGTCCGGGCGGGAGAACCTGCGCGTGCTCGCCCGCTACGCCGGGGTCGGCGCGGACCGGGTGGCGCTGGTGCTCGACCTGGTCGACCTCACCGACCGGGCCGGCGACCGGTACGCCGGTTACTCGTTGGGCATGAAACAGCGGCTCGGCGTGGCCGCCGCCCTGCTCAAGGACCCGCGCCTGCTGATCCTGGACGAGCCGACCAACGGCCTCGACCCGGCGGGCATGGCCGACATGCGCACGCTGATCCGCCGGCTCGGCGGGTCCGGGTGCACGGTGCTGGTCTCCAGCCACCTGCTCGGCGAGGTCGAGCAGGTCTGCGACCGGGTCGGGGTGATCTCCCGGGGGCGGCTGATCGCCGAGGGCAGCGTCGCCGACCTGCGCGGCGCGGCCGTGCTGCGGGTGCTCGCCGACCCGCTCGACCAGGCGGCGGCGCGGGCCCGGGAGCTGGTCGGCGCCGAACGGGTACGGGTGGTCGACGGCGGGCTGGAGCTCTCCGTCGAGCCGGGGCGGGCCGCCTGGCTCAACGCCGAGCTGGTCGGCGTTGGGGTGGCGGTGCGGGAACTGCGTACCCGGGAGCGGGATCTGGAACAGGTCTTCTTCGACCTCATCGAGAAGGGAACGGCCGATGTCGCGTAGCTTCCGCGCCGAGGCGGTCAAGCTGGTCCGCCGGCCGGCGTCGTGGCTGCTGCTGGCCATCACGCTGGTGCTCGCCCTGGTCTTCACCTACGTCTTCCCGTACGCGAGCATCGCCGGTGGGACGTCCGGCCCGAACACCGACCGGACCCTGCCGATGCTGCTGCCCGACCGGCTGGTCGGGAACTCGCTCGGCGGGCTGCCGGTCTTCCTGGGTGCGATCGTGCTGATCCTCGGCGTGCTCACGGTCGGCGGCGAGTACGCCTGGGGCACCTGGAAGACCGTGCTCACCCAGGGGCCCACCCGGCTGGAGGTGTACGCGGGCAAGCTGCTCGTCCTGGCCGCCGCCGCCCTCGCCGTGGTGCTCTCGATCTTCGCCGTCGGCGCGGTGTCGAGTGTGCTGATCGCGGTCGCCGAGTCGCAGCCGGTCCACTGGCCGTCGGTCGGCGACCTGCTCACCGGGATCGGCGCGGGGTGGCTCGTCGCGACGATGTGGGCCATGCTCGGTGCGGTGCTCGCCGTCGCGCTGCGGGCGGTGGCGCTGCCGGTCGGGCTGGGGCTGGTCTGGATGCTCGCGGTGCAGAACCTGCTCGCCGCGCTCGCCGCGCCCCTGCTCGACTGGGTGGCCCAGCTCCAGAAGGGGCTGCCCGGCCCGAACGCCGGGTCGCTGGCGGCGGCGCTCGGCGCGCCCGGCGACACGCCCGGCGTCGTGGCGACCGTCGGCGGCGGGCAGGCGGCGATGGTGGTGGCGGCCTATCTGGTCGCGTTCGCGGTGGTCGGCGCGGCGCTGCTACGCCGGCGGGACATCGGCTGAGACCGGCGGGGAGGGACGGCGTGGACCGGAACCGGGGCGGCTGGGGCGACGGCGTCTTCGACGCCCTGCTCGCCCTGGCCCTGGTCGTCTTCGGGCTGTTCGGCACCGAGCCGGCCGGCCTCAACCAGGGGGTGGGCATCGGCCGGGCGACGTACCCGCTGGTCGTGGTGGCCGCGCTCGCCCTGGCCGGCCGGCGGCGGTGGCCGCTGGCCACCCTGGCCGTGGTCACCGCGGCGACCACGGCGTACCTGGTGCTCGGCTACCCGTACGGGCCGATCCTGATCTCGTTCTTCGTCGCGGTGTACACGGTCGCCGCGTACCGGCCGCTGCGGACCGCGGCGCTCGCCGGCGGAGCCGCGCTGGTGGGGCTGGTGGCGCACGTCTTCGCCGGGGTGCGTCCGACCGGCCTGACCGGCCTGATGCCGGTCGCCGCCTGGGTGGTCGTCCCGTTCGCGGTCGGCACCACGGTCCGGCTGACCCGGGAGAGCGCCGCCCGGGGGCGGGTCGACGAGGCCCGTCGGCTGGCCGACGCCGAGCGGCTGCGGGTCGCCCGGGAGGTGCACGACGTGGTCGGGCACGGTCTCGCCGCCATCCACATGCAGGCGGAGATCGCCCTGCACCTGCTCGGCAAGCGGCCGGAGCAGGCCGAGGCGGCGCTGACCGCGATCAGCCGGACCAGCAAGGAGGCGCTGGACGAGCTGCGGGTGACGCTCACCGTGGTCCGGCGGGACGAGGCGGCCGACGAACGGTCGCCGGCCCCCGGGCTGGACCAGCTGCCGCAGCTGCGCGAGCGGCTGGCCGGCGCCGGGGTACCGGTCAGCGTCGAGGTCGGCGGGGAGCCCCGCCCGCTTCCGGTCGCCGTGGACCTGGCGGCGTACCGGGTCGTGCAGGAGTCGCTGACCAACGTGCTGCGCCACGCCGGTCCGGCCACCGCCACCGTCCGGCTGCGGTACGCGCCCGACGAGGTCACCATCGAGGTCGTCGACACCGGGCGCGGCCCGGTAGCCGGGCCGGACCGGGTCGGCGGGTACGGCCTGGCCGGCATGCGGGAGCGGGTGACCGTGCTGGGCGGGTCGTTCGCCGCCGGCCCCGGACCCGCCGGCGGCTTTCGGGTGTACGTCACACTGCCGGCGGAGGAGGTCGCATGATCCGGGTGTTGCTCGCCGACGACCAGGACCTGGTCCGGATCGGGCTGCGTGCCCTGGTGGAGAGCGAGGACGACCTGACGGTGGTGGGCGAGGCGGCCGACGGGCTCGGCGCGGTCGAGCTGGCCCGGCGGGAACGCCCCGACGTGGTGTTGATGGACGTCCGGATGCCGGGCGTGGACGGCATCGAGGCGACCCGGCGGATCGTGGCCGACCCCGGGCTGGCCGGTACCCGGGTGGTCGTGCTGACCACCTTCGAGCTGGACGAGTACGTCTTCGACGCGCTCCGGCACGGGGCCAGCGGCTTTCTCACCAAGGACACCCGCCCGGCCGAGCTGCTGCGGGCGATCCGGCTGGTCGCCGAGGGGGAGGCGCTGCTGTCGCCGTCGGTGACCCGGCGGGTGGTCCGGGAGTTCGCCACCCGGCCCGCCCGGGTGCCCCGACCGCACCCTCGGCTCGGCACCCTCACCGACCGGGAGCGGGAGGTGGTGGGGCTGGTCGGCGAGGGACTGAGCAACGCCGAGATCGCCGAGCGACTGGTGGTCAGCCCGGCCACCGCGCGTACCCACGTCAGCCGGGCCATGGTCAAGCTGGCCGCCCGGGACCGGGCCCAGTTGGTGGTCTTCGCGTACCAGTCGGGATTGGTGGCCTCCTGATCTTCCGATCGGGTCCGGCCGGCGGGAAGCAGTGGGTGGGCGGGACCGTTACCCTTGCGGGTAGCCGGCCTTGTGCGTGCCGGCCGACTTGTGCCCGCCGAAAAACGACAAACGGGATGTTCGCGTGTTTGACACCTTGAGTGACCGCCTCTCCGGGATCTTCACCAAGCTCCGCGGCAAGGGCCGGCTCACCGACGCCGACATCGACGCCACCGCGCGCGAGATCCGGATGGCGTTGCTGGAGGCCGACGTCGCCCTGCCGGTGGTCAAGGGCTTCATCGCGAACGTCAAGGAGCGGGCCCGCAGCGCCGAGGTCTCCCAGGCGCTGAATCCGGCGCAGCAGATCGTCAAGATCGTCAACGAGGAACTGGTCGCGGTCCTCGGTGGCGAGGGGCGGCGGCTCCAGTTCGCCAAGCACCCGCCGACCGTGATCATGCTGGCCGGTCTCCAGGGCTCCGGCAAGACCACCCTCGCCGGCAAGCTGGCCCGCTGGCTCAAGACCCAGGGCCACCAGCCGCTGCTGGTCGCCGCCGACCTCCAGCGCCCCAACGCGGTCGGGCAGCTCCAGGTGCTCGGTGGCCGGGCCGGCGTCGAGGTGTACGCCCCGGAGCCCGGCAACGGCGTCGGCGACCCGGTCCAGGTGGCGCGCGCCTCGATCGAGCACGCCAAGCGGGCCGCCCGGGACATCGTGATCGTCGACACCGCCGGCCGGCTCGGTATCGACGCCGAGATGATGCAGCAGGCCGCCGACATCCGCGACGCGGTCCAGCCCGACGAGGTCATCTTCGTCATCGACGCGATGGTCGGTCAGGACGCGGTGCGTACCGCCGAGGCGTTCCGCGACGGCGTGGGCATCACCGGCGTGGTCCTCTCCAAGCTCGACGGCGACGCCCGCGGCGGTGCCGCGCTGTCGGTCCGGGAGGTCACCGGGCAGCCGATCCTCTTCGCCTCCACCGGCGAGAAGCTGGAGGACTTCGACGTCTTCCACCCCGACCGGATGGCCAGCCGGATCCTCGGCATGGGCGACGTCCTCACGCTGATCGAGCAGGCCGAGGCGGCCTTCGACGCCGATCAGAAGGAGAAGATGACCGCCAAGCTGGTGGGCGGCGAGACCTTCACCCTGGAGGACTTCCTCGACCAGCTCATCGCGGTGCGCCGGATGGGCCCGATCGCCAACGTGCTGGCCATGATGCCCGGCATGGGGCAGATGAAGGACCAGCTCGCCGAGCTGGACGACAAGCACTTCGACCGGGTCACCGCGATCATCCGGTCGATGACCCCGGCCGAGCGCACCAATCCGAAGATCATCAACGGCTCCCGGCGGGCCCGGATCGCCAACGGCTCCGGCGTCACCGTGATGGACGTCAACCAGCTGCTCAACCGCTTCGCCGACGCGCAGAAGATGATGAAGCAGATGGGCGGCATGATGGGCCTGCCCGGCGCCGGCCGGCGCAAGGCGACCAAGTCGCCGAAGAACAAGCGTAAGGGCACCAAGGGCGGCGGCCGGCCGCGTACCGGGGCGGGGCTGCCGGGGGGCTTCCCGGGCGGTATGCCGCAGCTCCCGCCGGGCCTGGACCCGGGCGACCTGGCCGGCGCCCAGGGCCTGCCGCCGGGCTTCAAGCTCCCGAAGATCGACTTCAACAAGCTCGGCAAGGGCGGCGACAAGAAGCCCCGCTAGCGTGCGGGTGACGGCGGGCGACATGATCGGCATCCAGGATCATGTCGCCCCCTCCGTCGAACTGCCCGCCCTCGCCGCCCGGCGCATCGACCTGCTCGTCTCCGACGAGGAGTGATGGGGTAGGACTGTGCGCATGGCTCTGCATGTGCGCGGTGTGCTCCTGCCGGACGACGAGGTCCGGGATCTTTGGCTGGTCGGCGACCGGGTCACCTTCGAACCGGTGCCCGGCGCGGAGACCGTCGCCGACGGCGGCTTCGTCCTCCCCGGCCTGACCGACGCCCACTGCCACATCGGCATCGCCCGGGGCGGCGCCCCGATCACCTCCTTCGAGCAGGCCCGCGAACTGGCCCGGGTCGACCGGGACGCCGGGGTGCTCGCCATCCGGGACGCCGGCTCGCCGTACCCGTACCCGGAACTCGACGACGACCCGGAGCTGCCGCGACTGGCCCGCGCCGGCCGGCACGTCGCGCCGCCGAAGCGGTACCTGCGCGACATCGGGGTGGAGGTCGGCGCGGCCGAGGTGGCCGCGACGGTGACCGAGCAGGCCGCCGCCGGCAACGGCTGGGTCAAGCTGGTCGGCGACTGGATCGACCGCGGCGTGGGCGACCTCGCGCCGGCCTGGGACGCGGACACCATGACCGCCGCCGTTGCCGCCGCACACGCCGCCGGGGTACGCGCCGCCGTGCACACCTTCAGCGAGTCGGCTGTGGAGATCATGGTGCGGGCCGGGGTGGACTCGGTGGAGCACGGCACCGGCCTCAGCCTCGACCTGATCGACCTGATGGCCCGGCAGGGCACCGCGCTGGTCCCCACGATGATCAACATTCAGACCTTCGGCCACATCGCCGACCAGGCCCGCCCGAAGTTCCCCGGGTACGCCGACCACATGCTCGCCCTGCGGGACCGCTTCCCCGACCTGGTCCGGGCCGCGTACGAGGCGGGGGTGCCGGTCTACGTCGGCACCGACGCCGGCGGGGGCATCGACCACGGGCTGGCCGCCGAGGAGATGCTGCTGCTGCACGAGCGCGCCGGCATGTCCGCCGAGGACGTCCTCGCCGCCGCCTCCTGGCGGGCCCGGGAGTGGCTCGGCTTCCCCGGCCTGGTCGAGGGCGGCCTCGCCGACCTGGTCGTCTACCCCGAGGACCCGCGCCGCGACCTCCGGGTGGTCCGCACCCCGTCCCGCATCGTCCTGCGCGGTCGCGTCATCCGTTGAGCCGGCGCGACACGGCGAGGCCGGCTCCCGGGCGTACCGACAGCGCGGGTGGCGCATAGGATGTGCCCTCATGGCACGCGTGCTCACTCCCCGCGCGGAGGACTTTCCCCGCTGGTACCAGGACCTGATCGCCAAGGCGAAGCTGGCCGACAACGGCCCGGTGCGGGGCACCATGGTCATCCGACCGGCCGGCTACGCCATCTGGGAGCGGATGCAGGCCGAGATGGACGGCCGGATCAAGGCGGCCGGCGCGGAGAACGCGTACTTCCCGCTCTTCATCCCGGAGAGCTACCTCAAGCGCGAGGCCGAGCATGTCGAGGGCTTCTCGCCGGAGCTGGCGGTGGTCACCCACGGCGGCGGCAAGCAGCTCGCCGAGCCGGTGGTGGTCCGCCCCACCAGCGAGACGGTGATCGGCGAGTTCATGGCCAAGTGGATCGACTCGTACCGGGACCTGCCGCTGCTGCTCAACCAGTGGGCGAACGTGGTCCGGTGGGAGCTGCGGCCCCGGATCTTCCTGCGTACCAGCGAGTTCCTCTGGCAGGAGGGGCACACCGCGCACGCCACCCGGGAGGACGCTCGGGCCTACGCCCGCAAGATCCTGCACGAGGCGTACGAGGACCTGATGGTCAACGTGCTCGGCATCCCGGTGGTGGTCGGCCTGAAGACCGCCCGTGAGCGGTTCGCCGGGGCCACCGCCACCTACACCTGCGAAGGCATGATGGGTGACGGCAAGGCGCTCCAGCTGGGCACCAGCCACGAACTCGGCCAGAACTTCGCCAAGGCGTTCGACATCAGCTACTCCTCGGCCGAAGGCGGCCGGGAGCACGCCTGGACCACCTCCTGGGGCACCTCGACCCGGATGCTCGGCGGCCTGATCATGTGCCACGGCGACGACAACGGCCTGCGGGTGCCGCCGCGGCTGGCGCCGGTCCAGGCGTACGTGATGATCGTCAAGGACGGCGAGGGCGTGAGCGAGGCGGCGGCCAAGCTCCGCGACGCGCTGCGCGACGCCGGGGTCCGGGTCGCGCTGGACGACCGGACCGACACCGCGTTCGGCCGCCGGGCCGTCGACGCCGAGCTGCGCGGCTACCCGGTCCGCGTCGAGGTCGGCCCCCGCGACCTGGCCGCCGGCAACGCGGTGGTGGTCCGGCGTACGGACGGCTCGAAGGCCGCCACGCCGGTGGCCGACGTGGTCGGCGCGGTCCTGGCCGCGCTAGAGGCCGACCAGCAGGCGCTGCACGACCAGGCCCTCGCCTTCCGGCAGTCCCGCACCACCGAGGTCGCCACCCTGGCCGAGGCGATCGAGGTGGCGGCCACCGGCTGGGCCCGGGTGCCGTGGTCGGCGGTCGGCGTCGAGGGCGAGGCCGAGGCGAACGCCCAGGGCGTCACCGTCCGGTGCCTGCTGCGCGCCGACGGCTCGGTGCCGGACTCCGAAACCGAGCCGGACCTGGTCGCCGTCCTGGCCCGCGCCTACTGAGGTGTAAGAAGGGGCCCCTGTCTCGACTCCTGAGGTGGAGGAAGGGGCCCGGCAGACCCCTGGGGTGGTGACGTGCGCTTCGAGCCAGGTCGGCTGATCATGCACCGGAACGTCCGCAACGGCCGGATCGGCTGGGTCCGGCCGGCCCGGGTGGTCCTCGACGACGACCGGGGGCTGCTGCTCTGGATCGCCCGGGACACGCCGGTGGCCAACGAGGTGACCGAGGCGGGGCTGGGCATGCGGGCCATGCCGTTCGTGGAGTGGATCACCTTCCGCTACCGGCTCGCCGAGGGCCGTTGGAACGGGCCGCCGCTGCTCAAGTTCCTGCCCACCGGCGCGGCCCACTCGGTCTGGTGGTTCCAGGACGCCGAGGGCGGGTTCCGCAACTGGTACGTCAATCTGGAGGAGCCGGGCGTCCGCTGGGACGACGGCCCGGTGGCCGGGGTCGACGTGGTGGACCAGGACCTCGACGTGGTGGTCCACCCCGACCTGAGCTGGGCGTGGAAGGACGAGGAGGAGTTCGTCGAACGACTCGCCGTCCCGGAGCACTACTGGGTGGCCGACGAGAAGGCGGTACGCGCCGAGGGGGAGCGGGTGATCCGGCTCGCCGAGGCGGGGGAGTTCCCGTTCGACGGCACCTGGTGCGACTTCGTGCCGCCCGCCGAATGGGACGTACCGGATAAGCTTCCGCCGGGCTGGGATCGGCCGCCGGTCCGCTGAGGCGTGTCGTACCTCACCCGGAGGTTGACTCCGGGGTTACCGTCCGGGTCCGGTGTGAGAGATCGGGGTCGGATCTGGCAGAATGGGTCGCTGGTATCCGGCGCGCGTCCGGCGCCCTCTAACCCGGGCGCGTCGCCAGTTGACCGAGCAGTCTCCGGCCCAACCCCACTGTGCCGGTCGGCGCTCACCCGCCACACCGCCCGTACGGGCCGGTGAAATCGCAACAGGAGCGAAACAACTGTGGCCGTAAAGATCCGGCTCCTGCGGATGGGCAAGATCCGCAACCCGCAGTACCGCATCGTCGTCGCCGACTCGCGCACCAAGCGCGACGGCCGGGCGATCGAGTTCGTCGGTGTGTACCAGCCGAAGGAGGACCCTTCGGTGATCGAGGTCAAGTCGGAGCGGGTCCAGTACTGGCTCTCCGTCGGCGCGCAGCCGAGCGAGGCGGTGCAGCGCCTGCTGGAGCTGACCGGTGACTGGCAGAAGTTCAAGGGTCTGCCGGCCCCCGCTCCGCTGAAGGTCGCCCCGGAGCGGGCCGACCGCAAGGCGGCGTACGAGGCCGAGGCGAAGGCCGCCGCCGGCATCGCGGAGACCCCGGCCAAGCCGGCCAAGAAGGCCGCCAAGCCGGAGGCCGAGGCGCCGAAGGCCGAGGAGCAGACCGGTGCAGAGTCCGGCGAGCAGGCCTGACATGGCGCTGCGTCCCGCCCTGGAGCACCTGGTCAAGGGAATCGTCGATCACCCGGACGACGTCCGGGTGCGGATGGTCGACTCCCGCCGGGGTAAGCGGCTTGAGGTCCGCGTACACCCGGAGGACCTCGGCACGGTGATCGGGCGGTCCGGCCGGACCGCCAAGGCGCTGCGCCAGGTGATCGGCTCCATCGGCGGGCGCGGAGTACGCGTCGACATCGTCGACTCGTACTGATGCTTCTCGTCGTCGGCAGGATCGGTAAGCCGCACGGGATCCGCGGTGAGGTCACCGTGGAGGTGCGGACCGACGAGCCCGAAGCGCGGTTCGCTCCGGGCATGGTGCTCCGCACCGTGCCCGGAGCGACGCGTCAGGCCGAGCAGGTCGAGCCCGAGGCATACCAGGTTCCGGCGGAACTGACGGTCGAGGCGGCGCGCTGGCACCAGGGCCGGATGCTCGTCGCCTTCGAGGGTGTGCTGGACCGCGACGTCGCCGAGGCGCTGCGCGGCACCCTGATCGGGGTGGACAGCGCCGACGTCGCGCTGCCGGAGGACCCGGAGGAGTTCCACGACCACCAGTTGGTCGGCCTCTCCGTGGTCACCCCGGCTGGCGAGCGGCTGGGCGAGGTGGCCCGGATCGACCACGCCCCCGCCTCCGACCTGCTGGTGCTGCGGCGCCCCGAGGGGCGTACCGCGCTGATTCCGTTCGTCAAGGCGATCGTGCCCGAGGTGGACCTCGCCGGCGGTCGCGTCGTCGTCGACCCGCCCGCTGGCCTGCTCGACCTGTAGTTGGAGTCAGCCCCTCATGCGCGTCGACATCGTGTCGATCTTTCCTGAGTACTTCGCCCCGCTGGAACTGTCGCTGATCGGCAAGGCCCGG encodes:
- a CDS encoding [protein-PII] uridylyltransferase; the encoded protein is MTSLTKGNASGHPGSGDANLLINEVVGVPGGVGTEARAARAEALDAWLGSLFPDREGIALVAVGGLGRRECAPYGDLDLVLLHAGVPGIEELAGSLWYPVWDAGLRLDHSVRTVAEALSVAQDDVKVALGLLDARYLAGDRALADQLIRTATDHWRRTAVRQLPRLREITTARWATHGELAFLLEGDLKEAAGGLRDVGILRAIATAGVTDALRPAVRAAHRRLLDTRDALHQQVGRRVDRLVAQERDGVAKLLGLEDGDALLRRVAGDARTVSHALDDAWRAADRLRSGRRRGADGRPVRRPVARDVVEHDGELVLARTAIGARPDPSLSLRVAAAAAVTRLPIARATCEWLSAYCPPLPAPWPPAALAALITLLGAGPGLVPAWETCDRYGLVDRWLPEWTRLRSLPQHNPVHRFTLDRHLVQTAYEASRHTRDVDRPDLLLLGALLHDIGKGLAAGDSGGPEPAGTFADHSTIGAPLAEAVATRIGLPDTEAALIGTLVRLHLLLPDVATRRDLSDPKTVAGVAEQVGDTTTLDLLHALVRADAAATGPAAWSDWKGRLIAELVARVRTALDTGVVPAPPAPDPALVAGPLPVVHLGEDRVSVAAADRRGLLATVAGCLALHRLEVISADAATVDGRALVECRVQPRYGLAPDPVALTADLRRAVGGDVSVTQRLRGRALAARGQGAAPRVVWHREAATDAVLLELRAADAAGLLYRVTCALDEAGAQVRAARISTLGGDVVDAFYLVGGWPSDADRERVEAAVLAAV
- a CDS encoding sensor histidine kinase codes for the protein MDRNRGGWGDGVFDALLALALVVFGLFGTEPAGLNQGVGIGRATYPLVVVAALALAGRRRWPLATLAVVTAATTAYLVLGYPYGPILISFFVAVYTVAAYRPLRTAALAGGAALVGLVAHVFAGVRPTGLTGLMPVAAWVVVPFAVGTTVRLTRESAARGRVDEARRLADAERLRVAREVHDVVGHGLAAIHMQAEIALHLLGKRPEQAEAALTAISRTSKEALDELRVTLTVVRRDEAADERSPAPGLDQLPQLRERLAGAGVPVSVEVGGEPRPLPVAVDLAAYRVVQESLTNVLRHAGPATATVRLRYAPDEVTIEVVDTGRGPVAGPDRVGGYGLAGMRERVTVLGGSFAAGPGPAGGFRVYVTLPAEEVA
- the proS gene encoding proline--tRNA ligase translates to MARVLTPRAEDFPRWYQDLIAKAKLADNGPVRGTMVIRPAGYAIWERMQAEMDGRIKAAGAENAYFPLFIPESYLKREAEHVEGFSPELAVVTHGGGKQLAEPVVVRPTSETVIGEFMAKWIDSYRDLPLLLNQWANVVRWELRPRIFLRTSEFLWQEGHTAHATREDARAYARKILHEAYEDLMVNVLGIPVVVGLKTARERFAGATATYTCEGMMGDGKALQLGTSHELGQNFAKAFDISYSSAEGGREHAWTTSWGTSTRMLGGLIMCHGDDNGLRVPPRLAPVQAYVMIVKDGEGVSEAAAKLRDALRDAGVRVALDDRTDTAFGRRAVDAELRGYPVRVEVGPRDLAAGNAVVVRRTDGSKAATPVADVVGAVLAALEADQQALHDQALAFRQSRTTEVATLAEAIEVAATGWARVPWSAVGVEGEAEANAQGVTVRCLLRADGSVPDSETEPDLVAVLARAY
- the ffh gene encoding signal recognition particle protein codes for the protein MFDTLSDRLSGIFTKLRGKGRLTDADIDATAREIRMALLEADVALPVVKGFIANVKERARSAEVSQALNPAQQIVKIVNEELVAVLGGEGRRLQFAKHPPTVIMLAGLQGSGKTTLAGKLARWLKTQGHQPLLVAADLQRPNAVGQLQVLGGRAGVEVYAPEPGNGVGDPVQVARASIEHAKRAARDIVIVDTAGRLGIDAEMMQQAADIRDAVQPDEVIFVIDAMVGQDAVRTAEAFRDGVGITGVVLSKLDGDARGGAALSVREVTGQPILFASTGEKLEDFDVFHPDRMASRILGMGDVLTLIEQAEAAFDADQKEKMTAKLVGGETFTLEDFLDQLIAVRRMGPIANVLAMMPGMGQMKDQLAELDDKHFDRVTAIIRSMTPAERTNPKIINGSRRARIANGSGVTVMDVNQLLNRFADAQKMMKQMGGMMGLPGAGRRKATKSPKNKRKGTKGGGRPRTGAGLPGGFPGGMPQLPPGLDPGDLAGAQGLPPGFKLPKIDFNKLGKGGDKKPR
- a CDS encoding response regulator transcription factor — its product is MIRVLLADDQDLVRIGLRALVESEDDLTVVGEAADGLGAVELARRERPDVVLMDVRMPGVDGIEATRRIVADPGLAGTRVVVLTTFELDEYVFDALRHGASGFLTKDTRPAELLRAIRLVAEGEALLSPSVTRRVVREFATRPARVPRPHPRLGTLTDREREVVGLVGEGLSNAEIAERLVVSPATARTHVSRAMVKLAARDRAQLVVFAYQSGLVAS
- a CDS encoding ABC transporter permease subunit; this encodes MSRSFRAEAVKLVRRPASWLLLAITLVLALVFTYVFPYASIAGGTSGPNTDRTLPMLLPDRLVGNSLGGLPVFLGAIVLILGVLTVGGEYAWGTWKTVLTQGPTRLEVYAGKLLVLAAAALAVVLSIFAVGAVSSVLIAVAESQPVHWPSVGDLLTGIGAGWLVATMWAMLGAVLAVALRAVALPVGLGLVWMLAVQNLLAALAAPLLDWVAQLQKGLPGPNAGSLAAALGAPGDTPGVVATVGGGQAAMVVAAYLVAFAVVGAALLRRRDIG
- a CDS encoding amidohydrolase family protein: MALHVRGVLLPDDEVRDLWLVGDRVTFEPVPGAETVADGGFVLPGLTDAHCHIGIARGGAPITSFEQARELARVDRDAGVLAIRDAGSPYPYPELDDDPELPRLARAGRHVAPPKRYLRDIGVEVGAAEVAATVTEQAAAGNGWVKLVGDWIDRGVGDLAPAWDADTMTAAVAAAHAAGVRAAVHTFSESAVEIMVRAGVDSVEHGTGLSLDLIDLMARQGTALVPTMINIQTFGHIADQARPKFPGYADHMLALRDRFPDLVRAAYEAGVPVYVGTDAGGGIDHGLAAEEMLLLHERAGMSAEDVLAAASWRAREWLGFPGLVEGGLADLVVYPEDPRRDLRVVRTPSRIVLRGRVIR
- a CDS encoding ABC transporter ATP-binding protein, translating into MNLPVHTEGLTKRYGGLTAVRDLDLTVRSGEVYGFLGPNGAGKTTTLRMLLGLVRPTAGTVRLLGRPPGAGRLTGVGALIEGPAFYPYLSGRENLRVLARYAGVGADRVALVLDLVDLTDRAGDRYAGYSLGMKQRLGVAAALLKDPRLLILDEPTNGLDPAGMADMRTLIRRLGGSGCTVLVSSHLLGEVEQVCDRVGVISRGRLIAEGSVADLRGAAVLRVLADPLDQAAARARELVGAERVRVVDGGLELSVEPGRAAWLNAELVGVGVAVRELRTRERDLEQVFFDLIEKGTADVA